The nucleotide window ACAGGGGCCGGGAGCGGCTTCGATTCTCGTCACCCCGCGGGACCCGGATTCGGAGGTGTCGTGGATCCGGCTCGGGCTGGCGGCCGACGGCTCCCCCGCTTCGCTGTCGTTCCAGTCGTCGGCGGGCGATCGCACCGAGTTCCGGTTCGAGGCGTTCCGGACGGAGCCTCCGCGCGACGTCTCCGCCTTCGCGATCCACCCGCCGGCGGGAACCCGGATCATCGAGAACGAGCCGTGACCCGCGGCTGAGGCCGGCGGGTCGGAAAGGGATCCCATGGCGCAGGAGAATTCGTTCGACGTCGTTTCCAAGGTCGACCTCCAGGAGGTCCAGAACGCCGTCCAGCAGGCCTCGAAGGAGATCGCGACCCGGTTCGACTTCCGCGGAAGCAAGTCGAAGATCGAGTGGAATGACAAGGAGCTTCAGCTCACGCTCACCTCCGACGACGAGCACAAGTTGAAGAGCGTCGTCGACATCCTCGAGACGAAGCTCGTCAAGCGCGGGATCGCGGTCAAGTCGCTCGACTTCCAGAAGGTCGAGCCGGCGGCCGGCGCGACCGTCCGCCAGATCGTGAAGATCCAGCAGGGCATCCCGACGGAGAAGGCGAAGGCGATCGTCAAGGCCATCAAGGATTCGAAGATCAAGGTGCAGGCCTCGATCCAGGCCGACCAGGTGCGAATCGCGGGCAAGAGCCGAGACGATCTGCAGGCGGTCATCGCGCTGCTGAAGGGGGACGATTTCGGGCTGCCTTTGCAATTCCTCAACTACCGGTAGCGGGCGGCGCGATAGCTCGAGCGAATACGGCGCGTGCCGCCCCGCGCCGCCGTCGACGTACGCCTCGGGACGGCGCGGGGACGACCCGCATCCCGTCTCGCTCGGCTCTCGCGTCGCCTCCGGGTCCTTCCGAGAATAGGAGAGCGGCGCGGGTGCGCGCCGCCCCGTGCCGCGCCCGATGTAAGATTCGCTCGCGCATGAAGATCGCTGCCCGTCCGCGCGAGGAGGAGCTCCGCCGCTCCTACGACCTGATCGCCCCCAAGCTCGCCGAGGTCGAGCGAGAGCTGATCCGGCTCTGCGACTCCCCCGTCGCGACCATCTCGAAGATCGGCGACTACCTGCGGAGCGGCGGCGGAAAACGCATCCGGCCGGCCCTGCTGCTCCTTTCGGCCAAGCTCCTGGGGTACGACAAAGGGACGACGGACGTTCGGTACGCGGCCGTCGTCGAGTTCATCCATGCCGCGACCCTCGTGCACGACGACATCATCGACGAGGCGAAGCTCCGGCGCGGGCGCGAGTCGGTCAACTCCCTCTGGGGCAACAACCTGACCGTCCTTTTCGGCGACTACCTGTACACGAAGTCGATGGGCGTCGCGCTCGAGGAGGGGGATCTCACGATCCTGAAGATCCTCTCCCAGACCACGCTCGCCATGATCGAGGGGGAGATCATCGGCCTCGAGCGCGAGGGAGACGTCGACCTCGACGCGGAGGGCGCGCTCGCGATCGTCCGGCGCAAGACCGCCGAGCTCTTCTCCGCCGCGTGCCGGATCCCGGCCCATTTCGCTCCCGAGGGAAGCGACGCGGCCTCCGAACGGCTCGCCCTCTACGGCCGCCGGCTCGGCGTCTCGTTCCAGCTGATCGACGATCTCCTCGACTACACGGCCCGGGAATCGGTCGTCGGAAAGCCGGTCCTCTCCGACCTGCGCGAGGGCAAGCTCACGATGCCGCTCATCCTCTCGCTCCCGGAGGCGACGGCGGCCGAGCGCGCGAAGGTCGCGCGCGTGCTGAAGGAACGCAAGTTCGACAGCGTGTCACCGTTCGAGATCCTCGCGATCGTCGAGAGGTACCAGGGGGTCGCCCGGACGCGCGCTCTCGCGCTCGAGAACGCCCGCGCCGCCCGGGAGCCGCTCTCGACCTTCCCGGACTGTGAGGCGAAAGCCGCGCTGATGCTCGCCGCCGAGGGCCTCGTCGAACGCGCCTCGTAGCGGGCGCGGCGATGCATCGAGCCGGGCGGGCGCGTACAGGCCGGCCGGCGGCTCGACGTCGGTTCACCACTACGCCTTCACCGCCGGTCGTCTGTCCGCATCCCGCCGGGCTCGCGCCTCGCCGCGCCTCACTCTCGAATCAAATGACCCCGTGATCCTCGTGCCCCGGCCCCGGCGACTTGTCGCGACGGGGCCCCGGAAGCATTTGCGGAGGAGGGCGAAGGCCGGGCGGGCGCGGACAGGCCGGCCGGCGGCTCGACGTCGAGCGGCGTCCTCAGACTTCTCGATCACCCTTCGGGATCCGATCGAAGGCTGCCCGGTCGGGAACCCGCTCTCGGCGAATCTTCGCGAAATGCGTGAAAAATCTTGACGTTCGGCAATATTGCCCTACACTGAAAATCGGCGGGCCGCGGACGCGGCGGCACGGAAGCCAATGTCGGACGGGAGCCCATGAAAACGACACCTCTTCCCGGGAAGCTCGCGAGCCTGAGGACGCTCTCCCCTCGCTCGGACCGCTCGGCGGAAGTCGACCTCTACCTGAAGCGCGCGCGGATGGCCGCCGACGAGGAGCGGTTCGACGTTGCGCGCGTCTTCTGCGAGAAAGCGCGGTCGATCGAGCCGGAAAGCCTCGACGTGCTCTTCACGCTCGCGCAGATCTGCGAGATCGGCTATTCCGACGGCGACGCGGCGATCGCGCTCTACCAGAAGATCATCGCGAAGGCGGGATACGACGGCGGGAACCCCTTCTGCGCCGCCGCCCGCGAGGCCCTCGCGGGGCTCGCGACCGCCGTCCGCGGCGACTGATCAGGAGGCGGGCTTCACCCCGATCGCCGCGTCGATTTCCGACGGGCGGAACAGGACTCCGTCCTTGAGCACGATCTCGACATTGCGAACGTCGGAGATGCGCCGGGTCGGGTCGCCGTCGACGAGCGCGAGGTCGGCGATCTTGCCCGGCTCGATCGAGCCGCGCTCCTGGTCGCGCTTCATGACGCGGGCGCCGCCGAGTGTCGCGATCCGCAGCACGTCCGGCGCGGGAATCCCCGCTTCGACGTAGAGCTCGAGCTCGCGGGCGAGCGAGAAGCCGGCGAGGTCGTCGGTCCCGGCGACGATCGGAATGCCGCGATCGAAGAGCGCCTTCACCATCCGCAGCATCGACCGGTACGATTCGCGGTAGAGCGCCTCCTTTCCCGCGGGAATCGGCAGACTGCCGGACAGGAAGCCTCGCCGCACCTGCGCCGGCATCCGGTCCGCGATCGCGGCGTAGGCCGGCGAGACCACGCCCTTCCTTCCGACGAACATCGTCTCGAAGGCGACGAGCGTCGGGTCGATCACGGTTCGGTGCTCTTTCAGCAGGGAGAGGAACGCCTTCACCCTCTCCTGCGACGGGTCGATTTCGACGCCGTGCTCGGCGACCGCCGTGAAACGCGCCGGCGTCCGCGTGTCCTTCACCGTGTCGAAGAGGAAGTTCAGGAAGAGGAAATTGATGTGCTGGATCTCGTCGGACCCTTCCCGCACGAACTGCTCCG belongs to Thermoanaerobaculia bacterium and includes:
- a CDS encoding YajQ family cyclic di-GMP-binding protein, producing MAQENSFDVVSKVDLQEVQNAVQQASKEIATRFDFRGSKSKIEWNDKELQLTLTSDDEHKLKSVVDILETKLVKRGIAVKSLDFQKVEPAAGATVRQIVKIQQGIPTEKAKAIVKAIKDSKIKVQASIQADQVRIAGKSRDDLQAVIALLKGDDFGLPLQFLNYR
- a CDS encoding polyprenyl synthetase family protein, whose amino-acid sequence is MKIAARPREEELRRSYDLIAPKLAEVERELIRLCDSPVATISKIGDYLRSGGGKRIRPALLLLSAKLLGYDKGTTDVRYAAVVEFIHAATLVHDDIIDEAKLRRGRESVNSLWGNNLTVLFGDYLYTKSMGVALEEGDLTILKILSQTTLAMIEGEIIGLEREGDVDLDAEGALAIVRRKTAELFSAACRIPAHFAPEGSDAASERLALYGRRLGVSFQLIDDLLDYTARESVVGKPVLSDLREGKLTMPLILSLPEATAAERAKVARVLKERKFDSVSPFEILAIVERYQGVARTRALALENARAAREPLSTFPDCEAKAALMLAAEGLVERAS